One window of Penaeus chinensis breed Huanghai No. 1 chromosome 3, ASM1920278v2, whole genome shotgun sequence genomic DNA carries:
- the LOC125040599 gene encoding glycine, alanine and asparagine-rich protein-like, which yields MSSTSPRGSHVNSGAGNLEATTPTSAEGSESCFLRKVRATFLRRRWGLRGSPGAAGLGALLLVALPSVLGPADAALLLPLTAVSLGTGALATLGLLGAVGLGVAIKKTLYYGGKGHGHDHHYHSHHHDHTGGGYGGAYVGGGYGGAHTGGGYGGAHTGGGYGGAHTGGGYGGAHTGGGNGGGYGGGYGGGYGGGYPSPSYAAPLTSAHRRRRSAPILAESDRAAVDALVSDDRLGCAQRLVCELAREPEAGLEADEVAILALVSDEWATAGVKHLRKAAAVGRGGTACPSLFKNCPFSAQDIMAVVRAVADENAN from the exons ATGTCCAGCACCTCACCAAGGGGCAGTCATGTTAACTCCGGTGCCGGAA ACCTTGAAGCCACGACACCCACATCTGCGGAAGGATCCGAGTCTTGCTTCCTACGTAAGGTAAGGGCGACGTTTCTGCGCAGGCGTTGGGGACTGCGTGGGAGCCCAGG AGCAGCTGGTCTCGGGGCACTCCTGCTAGTGGCACTTCCATCCGTCCTTGGCCCTGCCGACGCTGCCCTGCTGCTGCCTTTGACGGCTGTGTCCCTTGGCACTGGCGCCCTTGCAACGCTCGGGCTACTAGGCGCTGTTGGCTTAG GCGTGGCCATCAAAAAGACGCTCTACTACGGCGGCAAAGGACACGGCCATGACCACCACTACCACAgccaccaccacgaccacaccGGGGGAGGATATGGGGGAGCTTATGTCGGAGGGGGCTACGGAGGCGCTCATACCGGAGGGGGCTACGGAGGCGCTCATACCGGAGGGGGCTACGGAGGCGCTCATACCGGAGGGGGCTACGGAGGCGCTCATACCGGAGGGGGCAACGGCGGGGGCTACGGCGGGGGCTATGGCGGGGGCTATGGCGGGGGCTACCCATCGCCCTCGTACGCCGCACCGCTCACCTCCGCGCACAGGCGGCGACGGAGTGCACCTATTTTG GCCGAGAGCGACCGCGCCGCCGTGGACGCCCTGGTGTCCGACGACCGCCTCGGCTGCGCGCAGCGGCTCGTGTGCGAGCTGGCCCGTGAGCCGGAGGCCGGCCTCGAGGCGGACGAGGTCGCGATCCTCGCCCTTGTCAG CGACGAGTGGGCGACGGCGGGCGTGAAGCACCTGCGGAAGGCGGCCGCGGTAGGCAGGGGGGGCACcgcctgcccctccctcttcaaGAACTGCCCCTTCTCCGCTCAGGACATCATGGCCGTCGTGAGAGCTGTGGCCGATGAGAACGCGAACTAG